The proteins below are encoded in one region of Leptospira terpstrae serovar Hualin str. LT 11-33 = ATCC 700639:
- a CDS encoding PilZ domain-containing protein, with translation MSSERRIYKRISEKVHLTYRVIQSGAGEAQFLPKDKGEGESQDISEGGLLFRTKEPMSLGTRLELELRFPDVKYVLYPKAKVVRLEEFGEGAFYEVGLEFNQMFDDDQKLLLEHISRLEI, from the coding sequence ATGTCCAGCGAACGCCGAATCTACAAACGAATCTCCGAAAAAGTCCATCTCACATACCGGGTGATCCAATCAGGGGCCGGTGAGGCTCAGTTTTTACCCAAAGACAAAGGGGAAGGCGAATCCCAAGATATTTCTGAGGGTGGACTACTTTTTCGAACCAAAGAACCCATGTCTCTTGGAACCAGGTTGGAATTAGAATTAAGATTCCCTGATGTTAAGTACGTTTTGTATCCTAAAGCAAAGGTCGTTCGATTGGAAGAGTTTGGAGAGGGTGCTTTTTACGAAGTGGGTCTTGAATTCAACCAGATGTTTGATGATGACCAAAAACTTTTGTTAGAACACATTAGCCGATTAGAAATTTAG
- the meaB gene encoding methylmalonyl Co-A mutase-associated GTPase MeaB, whose translation MESPNEDRGIKNQKEPDPNPKSALSVNPGVADAPAISPYIRDQRKTLTRKETTAEELAEGIVSGNRTHLSKAITLVESNLEAHNDKAQAILELVMPKVGNSVRIGITGVPGVGKSTFIESFGSYLLEKNHKLAVLAIDPSSQRTKGSILGDKTRMEILSKSANAFIRPSPSSGSLGGVARKTRESMYLCEAAGFDTIIIETVGVGQSETQVHSMVDFFLLLMLAGAGDELQGIKRGIMEMADLIAINKADGANEPFAMRARVEYESALHLFPAPESKWTPRATTCSGIGGKGIEEIWNLILDYVSTTKTNGYYAKNREDQTRMWFEETLKEVVLEKYFARPGKKESILESEKKLMSGKSTLLKEIKHLMDT comes from the coding sequence ATGGAATCACCAAACGAGGACAGGGGCATAAAGAATCAGAAAGAACCGGACCCAAATCCAAAGTCGGCTCTTTCCGTCAACCCCGGTGTCGCTGATGCCCCGGCCATTTCTCCCTACATTCGTGACCAACGAAAGACCCTCACTCGTAAAGAAACCACTGCAGAAGAACTGGCGGAAGGAATTGTATCAGGGAACCGCACTCACCTTTCCAAAGCCATCACTCTAGTAGAAAGTAATTTAGAAGCTCATAACGACAAGGCCCAAGCCATTTTGGAGCTGGTAATGCCTAAGGTGGGTAATTCCGTTCGGATTGGAATCACTGGAGTCCCCGGTGTTGGGAAATCCACTTTCATCGAAAGTTTTGGAAGTTACCTTCTCGAAAAAAATCATAAACTTGCAGTACTTGCCATTGATCCCAGTAGCCAAAGAACCAAAGGTTCTATTTTGGGAGACAAAACAAGGATGGAAATCCTTTCTAAATCTGCCAATGCCTTCATTCGCCCTTCACCTAGCAGTGGTTCTTTGGGAGGTGTCGCCAGAAAAACTAGGGAATCTATGTATCTCTGTGAAGCCGCAGGTTTTGATACTATCATTATTGAAACAGTAGGTGTTGGACAATCGGAAACCCAAGTCCACTCTATGGTGGATTTCTTTTTACTACTGATGCTCGCAGGGGCTGGGGACGAACTCCAAGGGATCAAACGAGGAATTATGGAGATGGCAGACCTCATTGCAATCAATAAAGCGGATGGGGCAAACGAACCCTTTGCTATGAGAGCAAGGGTCGAATATGAATCGGCCCTTCACCTATTTCCCGCTCCCGAATCCAAGTGGACACCGAGAGCCACCACTTGTAGTGGGATCGGGGGAAAAGGAATTGAAGAAATTTGGAATCTGATTTTGGATTATGTTTCTACAACAAAAACAAACGGGTATTATGCGAAAAATCGAGAAGACCAAACCCGAATGTGGTTTGAAGAAACTCTCAAGGAAGTAGTACTCGAAAAGTATTTTGCTCGCCCTGGCAAAAAAGAATCAATACTAGAATCCGAGAAAAAATTAATGTCCGGTAAGTCCACTTTACTGAAAGAAATCAAACATTTGATGGATACATAA
- a CDS encoding sensor histidine kinase: MFHRIFVFFRGNPLDPISLLAVYSEIISKLYFLGFAYCLAYIQSVYLEWNAPDETNCILSAIELALSIILVFTSFFYRRIFKFAPILVRLTFFLLVLVEIETGFHDPTIPYFDPRNWLTITALLATSSFFYPGLVWQYILEWSLVLLIYIFRVYFANQTVIPLETWREMSTIFPLFLVAFFLNHWWFRTRYIAAYRGMLLEEKRRTFFQDIHDSLGSELTDLVLLSQKLEKTPTEITTTQLQKLKQLSESALQSLRTQVQEEDQRDLFQESLLDGMKLLIKKRYKLVGRNIELEWDSIEEDTIIKIIEPEVAHHLIQIFKEVTTNDLRYGTGTSKWKIDLNQEHMFLQFSSESQTLSEKEKTGPQVLLSDKVGTGIGERGLHQRIKSLNGEIRIHDSPYQINIKLPIGHFEL; the protein is encoded by the coding sequence ATGTTTCATAGGATTTTTGTTTTTTTTCGCGGGAATCCTTTGGATCCAATTTCCCTTCTTGCAGTTTACTCCGAAATCATCAGTAAACTATACTTCCTTGGTTTTGCCTATTGTCTAGCTTACATTCAGAGTGTGTATTTAGAATGGAACGCTCCTGATGAAACCAATTGTATTTTATCTGCCATAGAACTTGCGCTTAGCATCATACTTGTTTTCACTTCTTTTTTTTATAGACGGATCTTTAAGTTTGCACCCATCCTTGTCCGTTTGACTTTTTTTCTTTTGGTTCTTGTGGAAATAGAAACAGGATTTCATGATCCTACCATCCCTTATTTTGATCCCAGGAATTGGCTAACCATTACGGCCCTCCTTGCCACTTCTTCTTTCTTTTATCCAGGTCTTGTCTGGCAGTACATTTTAGAATGGTCTTTGGTTTTATTGATTTATATTTTCCGTGTTTACTTTGCCAACCAAACTGTCATTCCGCTTGAAACTTGGCGAGAAATGTCGACGATTTTCCCATTGTTTCTTGTAGCCTTCTTTTTAAACCACTGGTGGTTTCGAACTCGATACATAGCCGCCTACCGTGGTATGTTGCTCGAAGAAAAACGTAGAACATTTTTTCAAGATATCCACGACAGTTTGGGTTCTGAGCTTACAGACTTAGTCCTACTCAGCCAAAAGTTGGAAAAAACTCCAACCGAGATTACAACAACGCAGTTACAAAAACTAAAACAGCTTTCAGAGTCCGCTCTCCAGTCTTTACGAACACAAGTACAAGAAGAAGACCAAAGAGATTTGTTCCAGGAATCTTTGTTAGATGGTATGAAGTTATTAATCAAAAAACGTTACAAACTTGTGGGTCGGAATATAGAATTGGAATGGGATTCTATAGAGGAAGATACTATTATAAAAATCATCGAACCAGAAGTGGCTCACCATCTCATACAAATCTTTAAAGAAGTTACAACCAATGACTTACGTTATGGTACAGGAACTTCAAAATGGAAAATAGACCTTAACCAAGAACACATGTTTTTGCAATTTTCTTCTGAATCCCAAACTTTATCAGAGAAAGAAAAGACTGGTCCGCAAGTTTTACTATCTGATAAGGTTGGAACAGGTATCGGTGAAAGAGGGTTACACCAAAGAATTAAATCGTTGAATGGAGAGATTAGGATCCACGATTCTCCGTACCAAATTAATATCAAACTTCCGATAGGGCATTTTGAACTATGA
- a CDS encoding response regulator, which translates to MKSITIGIIEDNLDFLQSLSGVLVQNPNLNLTTWNSAEAFWASGKSKEWDLLILDIGLPGMSGIDVLKTYHTVESRKSLVISSLQTDDAIFSALRNGASGYIWKSELDSLHDTIQTLLDGGSVISPSIAAKVLLSFRKPQAKADSLGVGVEVLTPRERQILELIVEGDNPHQIGSLFGTTVGTVRQQIKTIYKKLQVNTRVQMLKKARQFGIF; encoded by the coding sequence ATGAAATCCATTACCATCGGAATCATCGAAGATAATTTAGATTTTTTGCAATCGTTATCTGGAGTATTAGTACAAAATCCGAATCTTAATTTAACTACTTGGAATTCTGCGGAAGCGTTTTGGGCAAGTGGTAAGTCCAAAGAATGGGACCTACTGATTTTAGATATTGGACTTCCAGGTATGAGTGGAATTGATGTATTAAAAACTTACCATACTGTTGAATCTAGAAAAAGCCTAGTGATCTCTTCCTTACAAACAGATGATGCCATCTTTTCGGCCCTTAGGAATGGAGCTTCGGGTTATATTTGGAAATCAGAATTGGATTCTTTACATGACACCATCCAAACTTTACTCGATGGGGGGAGTGTGATTTCACCTTCGATAGCAGCAAAAGTATTGTTATCTTTTCGTAAACCCCAAGCCAAAGCCGATTCTCTTGGAGTGGGTGTGGAAGTATTAACACCGCGAGAGAGACAAATTTTGGAACTTATTGTAGAAGGAGACAACCCTCATCAAATTGGTTCCTTATTTGGAACTACTGTAGGGACCGTACGCCAACAAATCAAAACAATCTATAAAAAACTCCAAGTGAATACTAGAGTCCAAATGCTGAAAAAAGCCCGACAGTTCGGAATCTTTTGA